The genomic DNA ATCTTTACGATAGCATTTCCtatattaaaaattaaaaaatagatAAATTTAGAATCACAAGTTAGTGTGCTTTGGAATTTTTATAATAACACATTGTGGGTAATTTAtattcaaattttagatttattttatgtgatttttaataatgacctACAGATGTAAATATAAGGGTTATTTTAAGTGATTTATTATAACGATATGGTGGGTGATTAAGATAAAAATTAGggttttttcatttttttggaATCGCGCAGTACAGACGCAGATGCTCACATACAGGCATACAGGCATGCACACTCGCCTCTACGAATACACACACAACTCTACTCCTACGAGCACCTCCGAAAGACTGAGCCGacaaatcctcgagattgatgaAATTACCACATGCGCCTTGCGTCGATGGGCATGTcgcctaccactaaaagaatagcACTGGTTAAATCCTGTAATAAATCCAGGAATATGCGAGCACTCGTGTTGAGTCGAGTACTCGACCCCAGGCAGGTAGGTTACACCACAAGGAACCCTTACCAGTTAAGCTACGCTCAGTTTACAACTAGAAGTTTTTCATACCAACACATGagagtaatttagatataaatttaggggttactttgaACTACTTTCACATAATAACAGATGTGCGTAATTTGTATAAAGCATAATTAATGCAATAGCTATGATAATTAGAACTACTAAATTGATGGCAAGATGTTCTGATTTTAGTGGGAATTTTAAGGATGTATCTTTTCTTTCGTAACATCTCGTGAAGATTAATGTGGACAGCTCCAAAAGAAGTCGGCAATTAGTAATAATAAGACTGTCCAACTCGTGCTCTTACACCGTGCTAGTAATTTTGAGAGACAAAAGTTCTGAAAATtcgtaatttttttttgcctatAGCTAAAAACTAAAAGTTCTTCAGTTGCTCTCTCTCAACTGTTAAATATTGTAACACGATACTCTTATATACGTATTATTTTTATCCGGTTGCGAGCCTTAAGTTAGCAATTATTCTATACTCATATACGTGGACAGGGGTGAAAGCTAAAAGCAGATCTtcccttaaaaaaaaaagctaaaagcAGAGCAACCATGGATGAACagctttgcctttttttttccattgaaaTACAGAACAGCCCGAATACAAATATAGAGCAAGCATGAGCTGAATTCCAACTACTACTCCATCCGAAACGGCCGCTTCCCTGAACGGCTTGTCACCGGCTCACCACCACCTCaccagcacggcggcggcgggtggtagTGGTAGTAATTGTGGTACCACCAGTATGGCAGCGGCTCCGGCTTCTTCTCCTCCGGCTTCTTCTCGGCCGGCTTCACCTCCTCCACCTTGAGGATCTCGGCGGGGCCGATCTTCCTGCGCAGGCACTGGACCAGGCAGACGGTgtcgacgccgtcgccgaccaCCTCCAGCTGGTCCTTGCCGTCGCCGGTGACCCCCATCGAGCTCACCCCTGCACCACCCACGCACGCAGCAATAGAACAGTTAGCACTGGCCGTAGCTCACATATAAACAGGACAAGAGCATCGACATGGTAGAACACTAGAACAACGCGTGCCCGTGCGTACCGTCCGCTTTGGCGACCAGCGCCATGGCCTTGGACCGTGTCTTCTCGCTCGCCAGCTGGCTCACCCTGATCACGATCTTTTGCTGCATGCGACAACAAAGATCAATTCAGATTCAGTTCGCGGAACAGAGCAAGGGGCGTGAGCTTGGACGAGCTGGAGTTGTTGGTGAGATGGCTGCTCGATCGCGCAATTAAATTACCTTCGTCATGGCGTGCCCCCGCCGCTGAGGCCCTGAGGGAGGGAcgggatcggcgaaagtatcgCCGGACGCCGAGGTCGACGCGGCGGCTGATGGTTTTGCTGGATGGCTAGGCACTCTGCTGCAACGAAACCAACAGCTGCCTCTTTGTCTTGTGTGGCCTGTGAAAGGACTGGAGGGAGCCAGCGCTGGGCGCGCGGGCTATATAGGCGGCGCCAGGCCTGTGCCTGACGCGGGAGACGAGCCTTCGCGAGAAGGTTCGGCGGCCGAGCTTCCAAGTGAGCGAGCGGGACTGACGGCCACGCATGGTTCAACGAGCGGTCCCTCACCAACCTCCGTACCTCGCCTGTCACCGTGCAAAAAGGATCAAAAGCAGTAGGGGGCCGCTTTTTGGGTACGTTCCTGTGTGCACGGAATCGTCGTCAGCCGTGAGATGCTGATCAGACGGGCGgcattaattaaattaaagataCTAATGACCCAACAATGTGCAGCTTGACAGTGCGCTTACCGTGGTTCAGTCGGAAACAGGAACAGGGGCTTCAGTGATGTATGGACGAGCCAAAAACCCTAAACATTTTGAACAAGATTTAGTCAAAGCATacgaagtactccctccgttccaaatatttctagattcataaatattattatatatttagaCATAGACGGTATCTAAATGTATAATAGTACCTACATTTGATCACACACATGCTTTGCCTTTGATCAAATCACGTTAGAAGCGTCATGGCTCATGGTATACAAGGTCACGTTAGCGCTGGCAGTTGTTCATgtcaaaaaaaagttacacaaatGTTGGGAGCATCCATCGTGTGTCATTTCAAAAGAACGTTACAAACTCTCGTTGGTACCATCACCGTGTCATAAAAAAACAAACTCAAGTATTCAAAGGCTCCCTTCACGTATcattccaaaagaaaaaaaaaggaaaaatgttaCACTCAGAGGCTCCATCACGTGTCAATCACGGTAGATCTAATTATGCATGTTAATTTACAACTAATATATCCaattaaaatatattttacCTAATTTTctgaaataaaaatatataaacatatattttttgtattacctcctaggaggtaatATGTAATAAAAAGTCTTCCAGATTGACGGCTCACAGTCATTTCGGAGTAGCAAAGTCCTTGATTAATCCAACGTGAAATATATCTTGACAATACATTTATTTCATAAATTACACAAAGTCAACGGAGTATAATAGTTACGCTATCGCCTATGGTGGCAGAAGCGAAAGTGGTCCCATCTTACTAGCTTCACATGATGCGGCAAGCGTCCGCCGGTGGCTTCAACCATCAGCAGCTGCAGGTAGAAACTAACAACCGGGATTATATCCCTCTTTTTTTATTCCCCCGATGGACTCTCTCTCCGCACCAACCTAGCGGCCTTTATCATCCATTAGCCTTATCTCTCTCCCCGCTACCTTATCTTTCCCCACCATtggcctccctctccctccaccgcttcctctcctccatctcctactctttccttcctcaactggctgccgccgccgcgcggggcaCCCCGGCCTGGCCGTGCGGGCCTCCCTGGCCAGGCCCCAAGGCATTGGCCGCCACCGGCGCATATCCCGCCGGCCACGCGGGCGCCCTCCCTAGCTGGCCCCTggccgccagccgccgcacGTGCAGGTGAGATGGCGAGCGGGGAGCTTGCGGATACGAGAAGCCAGTTAATGTATCCTTTGTAAGTGATAGTGTATGATTTGTTTGTAAACGATTCATTTGTGATTGTGCtgtgttgtgaatcaaatcgaactcatgtgttgtgaatCAGAATCACGTGCGAATTGATTTGTTAACATATCTCTTGCTTCAATTTATAAAGTGTTAATTATTTTGATTGTTTGtatggtggagttggagctcggTGGTACGAGGCAAAGATCTCGAAGATGACGCCCCTGCCCCCCGTCCACACAAGCCTGTAAAAGGTCAACGGGAGGGCCAGCTGCTTAGAGTGGTGTCTCCCGTAAGTGCGACGAGCGGCCAGTGGCCAGTGGGGATGCAGGCCGGCCGATGGCATTGGCATGGTTGGCGATGACCTTCTTGCTTCGTGGAGAAAAAACAGGGAGATGAGATTTCCACAGGAGACAAGATTATTAGAGAGAGGCGTGATAGAGATGAGTTACCAAACAAATATTGTAGGAACGATTTGTTTTTTCCAGACTCAAGACAAACTGTCATCCTCCACAACTTCTGTTGGTGATTTTCTTTGAAGGAAAATGTAGCTTTGTGGCATTCTAATTCAGTGGCAACTCCTCGTTGAAGTTTTGATGTCCTTTTGCTGGCCTGCTGAATGTTTGATTGTTATTGATTACTTTATCTTTGAAGAAGGCAAAACGAGGGAGTAACTGCTTGGTGGAAAGGAGGTGACTCTCGTCTCTCTGCCTGAGAAGAAATTCTATTGATTAACTGAATAAATAttctattattttatttaacatTTATTAATAATTGTGATGACATCAAtacaaattattttttcttcGATGGGTCACTGGATGGGAAGAGGTTTAAGAGGGCAACAACAATTGTCAGTCAACGTCAGGTTGCAGAACAGGTGGATTGTTTGAATATGGGGAAAAGGGATCTCATTATATGAGGCCATGCATTTCCAGTGGCATCCATGTACGCACACATGACCAAAGTTCGCATTAGCCTATTACTTAtgttatttagaaaataaattataaaCCTCAAAttgtaattttaaaattttgttgGTTTGGTTGCTAAATTTTTAAATACCACATGCATGTCGCACATACATCTATGCTAATATAAAAAAGTTGTCGTGGCATACTCTTTGCTAAAATTCTAGCTACGCCTTGGTGACCAaaccaacaacaacaactctTATCTTGTAATGGATTATAGCCCTCATGCCTTCTTCACAATCCAATTCAGcactatctatttttagttcaaaatcatataatattatgatTCGATCTTTATTGAGCTCCatccttaaatttgttaggctaAATTATAGAACTCTTTCCGCCCCAACTTTATCTGGCAAAGGACCGGAGGCAGCCAGGCAGCCAGCGCTGGGCGCGCG from Setaria italica strain Yugu1 chromosome VII, Setaria_italica_v2.0, whole genome shotgun sequence includes the following:
- the LOC101765889 gene encoding heavy metal-associated isoprenylated plant protein 16 encodes the protein MTKQKIVIRVSQLASEKTRSKAMALVAKADGVSSMGVTGDGKDQLEVVGDGVDTVCLVQCLRRKIGPAEILKVEEVKPAEKKPEEKKPEPLPYWWYHNYYHYHPPPPCW